Genomic window (Lycium barbarum isolate Lr01 chromosome 2, ASM1917538v2, whole genome shotgun sequence):
tattttagccatatgaagtcCTCTCtggatgagtttgggtggaaatagttgcttcggaatcaagaagaataatgaggtgcttaagattcgatagaatcgaccAAGTTTACAATTGATCTGACCTCCAGCAAGTTTACGTGAAAATCCGTAGGGAATTTAAGAACACTTAAAATATGAAAATTGTATtaatttgaaatacctttccatccatatatGGTAGATCCCGAATGAATCCCTGTGCAAAAATTTATGTACGTTTTACTAGACATTGTGCAGTCTGCGCAGCCAGCTGCGCGAAGAACTTTCAGGTGCGCGACCGTGCACCAGAGGCAGTGTTACTGCCTTTATTGCATGGTTGGGCTTTCAGCTATGCGGCCGCGCACTAGGTAAAGCCATTATAAAATTCCTACATCATTCCCTACAACTTAAACACGAAAATTTGCTCTAGAAAGGGAAGCTCTCGAGGACCCAACTTGCTCCAAGGTccctccatcatccaaggtaagtgtTACACATTGGAATTTTCtttcgttaatgcacagtgaatagattaacgaagggcatgaagtatacgatgtttcgataagtgagaaatagcatttgatgatcctaattgagatttcaaagacatttgaggtaagagaagaaagttgccgagaaaaggcaaggaatacgttatgtatcgaaaaggatttatgagtaccgaattaatgatgacttaacgaTGTTTTGGAGAAACGttatgtcccttagattgttaatggggtgctaaacaagtgtcaagaaggttccataaggattggagaccgaacgaaacgacggaatccatttcagagaaatggagttatacgacaacttatacggtctgtataaggggtccgtataactcccagcagggagatgattttctggtGAACCAAGGCCACTTATACGGGTCATACAAtactatacagaccgtataagtgtctgtatagtacccgacgggctgatttttagtttttgtataaatagatgccttgggttcttttattcatttttcatcttctacaagtattgagagctcaaacccttctctaagcacattccactcaagttcaagagaacacaaagatcaaaagactagaatcaagtgtttatttgttagaaagcttccaagggttagaggactacaaaagattccattggaggtgaactagggttttgattcaagtgaagtatttccactcaaggttcattcttACACCGTCTAagataagttttatggtatttccatgttgttgaaggtattgagacattgaaagacttggattgtagaagaatatagaaaatgggtcttgaatgtgagaatagtgatgtttgtgagtagtagcttgggttgagtcatgattcttgatatgttatgattataatcatgttataaatgacattaagaacatgggatagacattgtatatgagtaatgtaatagtgtgccatgaccatgggtatggatgacttgaagtgaattgaggaatatggataatgtaggagaatgaagactattgttatgatgttgtaaatgttattatagatgtttgggagttgatgtatgatatggaggaagttgtataaacaaagggaatgctgcccaattttctctagctttagtttagTATGCAAagttatcgattttctaatgttagtacatactctaatgaaggtagaaacgtgatcattgaaggagaacgttcaagcgataaaaTAGTCGAACGAaagggtatgtaaggctaacccttctttcataagtcatggtttcttggccaaatatctaatcttctatgagcctatgatgtcctccaaatgattctatctttaagagctactaagctatgattctcgatatgatacgattgtactaaattcctcctatgataaGTAATACTCTAAGGATacatgtaatgaacgacgatactaatgatgctaaagatgcttatgagcttttatgtatatgtgtctatgtatgactattatgaaaccccgagcttatatggccgggtaaaatatatattgcgcgcacaccactgcagttgggtacagataaccctgagccttggtagggccaggtatgcgtaatcctaagccttggtagggccaggtatgtataatcaccaagcctagccatggtcgggtacgcgaaacaccgaaccttcgtggtcgggtttGCTACgtaaatgatatatatatgaatatgattatggatacgaaatgtaaatgagtacggatacgagtacggatacggatatggatgtatgcacacaatcacgcattagaaatggaaagtccctatgaaaagcaagtaagtgtctaTGGCGTTAGATcttctacctcccatcttatgctatttcttatgttgcttattatgcttctataatggttgatcatgctttacatactcagtacattcttcgtattgacgtccttttgtttgtggacgttgcgtcatgcccgcaggtggccagggagacaggcttgatccgtagctttattactcagggactacatagcggagctccatttcattcggagctacaactttgggtatttattcttttgtgtacatatttatgggcatggcagggtcctgtcccgcctatatgatatgacatactctctttagaggctcgtagacatgttatatggttagatgtatttggccttgtcggcctatattttggatatcattttgttagcctcgtcggcttatgcaCACCTATATGGGCattattattgatgatgatatatatgtattgttgcccaatggaattattatgaataatggatggaaagtatgatttagctatataactcacctagatgtaaatgtgaaagtatgataagaggtgcccgggtgggttagcatcaggtgcccgttgcggccctccggttggatcgtgacagtaAGTTCTAGTGATGATTCTAAGTTAATTTAAACTCTCCAACACCTTATTAACATGGGCAAACCCTTCAAATCCATAGATAAACGATTGGGACTACGCTTTAGATGAAAGAACCCCtgaattcaagagaattgaacGTCCAAAAGGTAACACCTTCATCCTTTAATTGATTATAGCTTTGTATTGATGATTACAAACTATAAGTTGATGGGTTTGATAGAAAATCATGAATGATTATAATTTTgggttgttgattgttgattaagGGTACTGTCTAtcttatgagtgatgaagaataatACTGATTGTAGCATTATGAGATTATAGAATTATCTTGAAGCAAGAGGATGGGTTGGTGGGtgtagaaacaccattaatgagagtttgtggagcttcatgcccatcaagtgtttgataaaatactTAGATGACCAAAACATGAGTATTATAACTAATATTGATTCCCTTTGACatatattgctatagattaaagtcgAAAGGGGTGACAAACGATGTAGTATGCTCAAAGGTCGtaattgaggtatgtaaggctaactctctacATATGgaaatgttaatgattctcccacGTCGCGTTTTTTTACGACCATTATGATTTGCCTCAGAAATAGAGTTAAGCCTTAGTGACATGGAAAGCTTCTAAACTTCTATTCTTTAAACAATATGGTTTCCTAATTCGTTCATGATTGTCATTCCAAATGCCGTGAACTCAATGTGTAATCAGTATTGACTCGTGTTTGATATCCTATGACTCTCAGTTACGAAAACTCAAAAATCTTATGAACAACAATGCTTGAAACTCCAGAATCAGTTCATGAATATATGTCTCAACATagtaatgttcagtattccagtGTTATGCATTACAGTATGATTCTCAGTTCCTTACTATAAATTGTGCATATTGAACACCTGTATTTGGGCCCGAGGGCCGCAGctttatgtatacatatacttgGCCGAGCCATAGCTGGATGCACTTACTTGGGCCGAGGCCACCGATTTGTGCACTTACTCTTGGCTGAGGCCATAGAATATAAACCTAGTTTAAAACAGGTGATTTCatattcagaacagggagtacttatTTCTATCTTCTCATGTTCAGTTCAGCTATCAAtatgtttcagtttcagtttcagtatgtTCGTGTTGATTGGTTTGGGTTGCCCTTTCCCCGAGAACCCTACATCTATTATTTATTTCAGTTGGTTTTACATACAAGCATAATTCAAATGTACTACGTCCCTTTTGCCCGagacctgcatttcacgatgcaggtactgattacGGGACGACGGATTTGATCGCTAGTATTCTTATATCAActgcttggtgagccccagttatTTATTTATATCAGACATCAGGTATGTCGGGGCGTTATCTTTCTTTCAGTTATTTATTTATATCAGACAtcaggtatgttgggggccttgtcctggTAATCAGTCAGTACTTCAGTATTctatagaggcttcatagactagaatTACAGTCAGTCAGTATTTAGCAGGCTTTTatgttagccatgttggctacgtttcTATACTTCAGATTTATTCTGCATTTATGACTATTCAGTTAGACATTCAGTAGCTCAACATGTTATATATTATATTTCGCATTCATTATATGTccatgttgattcagctagcCATCTGGTTCTCTCAGTCATAGgaagtcaggcaccgagtgccgtgttacgcacaggccatggttcggggcatgacggGAGGGTGGTGGAAGGTAGGGTAGGAGGGTAGGTGGCTTAGGGCGGGGTTTGGGGTGTGGTGGTGGTTGGGGTAGGGGGGAGGAGGTGGGGCGTGCGGGGGTGGGTCCAAGAATGCGTTGGTGTGTTTTTGTTaatccggaaaatgttttccctCAAATTTTTACGGAAAATGTTTTTACCTatttggaggaaaacattttccaagatCTTAAGTGCAACCaaacaaaagaaaatagaaaaacattttccgtcataccaaacacacccttgtTTATAtgtcttctttcttaaactctgtatCGGTCAATGAGTGCTACATAAATTTGGACAAAGGACGTACCCTCAGAAAATAATAAATAGGTAAATAAATAATATATTTACATGATTTGTGTGTGTATAACATACATATGTAAATAAGTCTATCCCTGATAAAAAAACATAAATACACCCCTTCTACTGAGTGTGAAATTCTATTTTCTACACATTattaaaaacaaatatatatatatatatatatatatatatatatatatatatatatacacacacacatatttaaCCACCAAACAACTTTTTTCCCTTTTTGTACATTCCCATGCTTCGTCGCTTTAACAATTAACTCATCATTTCTTGCTTATATAATTATCATGTTGATGTAGCAAACACTTTCCCCATTTCAACAAACTTCTTCAATTCACTTGATCTCTTCTGAGTTTCAACAATATCCTCTACGTCCTCTTCTTGATcctcaaaattattttttaaggaTAGATACTCAACCTTTTTTGTGAAAATCTTGAAACCAACCAAGTAAAGAGAGACAACTAAAGAAGTGGTTCCAATTATATACCAACTAAATTCTATGTTCACTAATGATTTTGCTCTTTTAAGTGCTTCATGTCCATGACATCTAACAACTTGATatccttcttccaaatttataaaACAACCTTTAGGGATATATTTTGGTGTCCAAAGCATTACACCAATGACCATAAGCCAAAATCCTTGAAACATAATACTATAAGATCTCACAAAATTATTCAAGAAATTATTAGGAAATGGAATTCCCAAAAGGGTACTGAATAAAGACACAAAAATGACTAATTGTAAAAGCCAATGGTATTGTCCTTCAACACCAGTATGATCAGTTGAGTGAAGATGAAATAGAAGAAGTTCTTGGCCAAAAGCAATTGATGCAAGAAAATTTGTAAGTCCATTTTGGGCTTGGATTGAAGGGGTAATTTTGTCAATTAACATGGAGAAAAATGCATAACTAAATAGAGATAAAGAGATGCAAGAATGTTCAAGATAATGAAGATGGTTAGAAGGGATTGTTCCATTTGAATTTAGAAGATGGTGATTATTAAAAAGTTCCGTAAATAAGAAAACTATGGTTCCACACATAATCAAGAAAAGTTCTAAATGCCTTACTTTTGGAGTTGGGAACCATAGTAAAGAAGTGTAGCCATTTGGATGCAAAGCATGTAGTCTAATATGGTTGAATAAATGCCAAATACCTATTAAAAAGAAACCAAGACCTGTTCCTACATGCCCAACCAACTTTGCCATTTTTACTTTGATTCACAGGCACAGGAGGTCAGCTTTCGACCGTTGTGAAAGTTACTGAATGTATCTGTTTCTTCCTAAGTCGATCTGACCTAAAGGGTGGTGGCTGAACTTGCCGTAGAGTTCAAGAACGAGCAAGACTATCTTGGTGAATGTAATGAGATTGATGTTGTTTTCTTGTACTTCAAAACCCCTTCAATTGGTTCTTGCTAGCGAAGCTAGTTTTCTTGTGATTGTTCTAATCCACCAGTACAAAAAGTCAGATTCAGACTAATGTGAAGTTGTTGAATGAATCTTTTTAATTCTAATTCGACCTGAACCGAAGGTAGTGACTGAAGAGCTTGTCTTAGAGTTCAGAAGCGAGCAAGACTATCTTGATGAACGCAATATAAGAACCGACGCTCTTTTCTTGTAACTACAAAAACCTTTCTATTGGTTCTTGCAACAAAGGCTAATTTTCTTGTGATTTTAATTCGTCCCTTTGTTTCCACCATATATAGTAGAGGAATTTGCAAAAGTAAAAGACTTTTTGTTATGTTTGCTTTTCTGAAGTTCCAAGTTGTCAGaatttatttcatttatttattgaAGAAACCTTAACTTCTTCGGCAAGTTATGACATAAAAGTTTGTTTATGAAGTTAGTTTTCCTATTGAAGGGAAGTGATGAGTAAGAACCTAAAAAATAATATTGAATTTAAAGAACTCGGGGACACTCCCACCTAATCAGCTATAATTAAGTAATTAGCCAATGTTTTACCAAATCAGTTTCACTTATTTATTTccgagtttaagttatatatatatatatatataatttatttacATTTTCTGGTTAAATTAGGGTAAGGTAGGGTGTAAAGTCTGCGTATACTCTACTCTTCTCATACCACACTTTGTGGGCTCACAGTGTTGTTGGTTAAATTAGCCTACAATAATAAGTATAATTATTCATACAAGTCTAGGTTATAACAAATGATTTTAAGTTATACACACCGTTACTGTGAGGAATTTGTCTGACATTGGGCCCCACTTACATGCTACAGGTTATTGCGTATAATGTAACTGTGAGGGCTTTTTACCACATCCGGTCACCTTTAACTGTTTAGAGTTTATATTAATTATGTAGATTGACAACGTACAATTTACTTATATTTTCCGTTTAGAAATGTTCTATAGTAACAGGTAATTATTTATATCAAATCTAGGCTATGACACGcaagtttaagttatatacattgtAATGAGTGTAAATAATTTTTACACCATCAAGTCATCTTACCGGTCTGTGTTGTAACAGGTAAACTATCTTGTTTTCAAGATTATAAATCTCACATTTAAAGAAAGCTTACATATAATCATATATGGGATTTGGAGTTACCTTTGGTTGGAAATCTAGTTTTATGGGATTTGGAGCTCACCACCGTCAACTCGGGGTCATGATGACCTCTTTTGAGAATTTCAAGTgtgcgagtgagttcgtagcatgttttataatcgaaatgcatatttggtttgtgtccgggggGTTCTGGATAAGTTTCGGGTATTGGACCGGGATTAGGTGAAACTAGATTTTCGATCTGATTTCAGCTGTGTCTAGTTTTCTTCTTCGCGAGTGCGATGCCACGTGGCGCGGTCACGAGCTGCTACTAATTTGGTCATCGCGGTCGTGATTCCTTGGGCTGCGATCGCTAGAGACATATTTTTCGGGAACCCGCAATCTCATGGATAGGTCGTGTGATCGCAATTAAGGGATGACTATGCAGAAACTTAACCCCGTTCCGAACATTATCACCCCATGCACATATTTTGAGCTTGGGACCTCGTTTTGGAGAACTTTTGGAGGGGTTTATCAATATATTCTTCTCAAGGGTAAGTTTCTAATCCTCCTTTagataagctgctttagataagctaagttaaatgggccaaattatttttttgagcttattttaagcacaaaatgactttaagctggtcagtcaaacactcaaaaaagctgaaaacagcttataagcaacttataagccaatccaaacgggctctaagttaacatctttttctttttccttcatGTTTTTTTTCCAAACAAAGATACTACGTGGGTGCTTTTCTTTGTTTGCACTGCAATTTTAACACGCTCCTGCATAATCAGTAACATCCATAAATTGAGGAAAGCAAAATAAGTATGTGTTCTCTCTTATCCAATCTCAATCGAGTAAAGTTA
Coding sequences:
- the LOC132629283 gene encoding uncharacterized protein LOC132629283 encodes the protein MAKLVGHVGTGLGFFLIGIWHLFNHIRLHALHPNGYTSLLWFPTPKVRHLELFLIMCGTIVFLFTELFNNHHLLNSNGTIPSNHLHYLEHSCISLSLFSYAFFSMLIDKITPSIQAQNGLTNFLASIAFGQELLLFHLHSTDHTGVEGQYHWLLQLVIFVSLFSTLLGIPFPNNFLNNFVRSYSIMFQGFWLMVIGVMLWTPKYIPKGCFINLEEGYQVVRCHGHEALKRAKSLVNIEFSWYIIGTTSLVVSLYLVGFKIFTKKVEYLSLKNNFEDQEEDVEDIVETQKRSSELKKFVEMGKVFATST